The following DNA comes from Nicotiana sylvestris chromosome 10, ASM39365v2, whole genome shotgun sequence.
acacttagtgattcttttcatgataattctgttcttttcacgtttattgttttcaaaatttatgatttagatactgttggcaatttgattatttatctagtatgttagaaaactttttcaaaaacttcagcttatatagtgctgaagtttttacaaatgaactaaataatttcagcatcttctgctgaagctattgaaaaagctttatgacaaaactaatgaatccaggacaaaaaaacttcagcttatttagtgttgaagtttttacaaatgaactaaataacttcagcatcttctactgaaatttttgaaaaagcttatccaggacaaaaaaaacttcagcttatttagtgttgaagtttttgaaaaagcttaatgacaaaactaatgaatccggGACAAAAAAAACtccagcttatttagtgcaattacaaacaaaaactccAGCTTAAATAATTAGTTTCCTTTATTATCGTATTTTTTAAAGGAGATTGGATATGTCTAGATGATAGTTTAAATCATGATAAAGAGGCAAAGGGGTTATAAGTATGATGGAAATCGATGAGGTCTTCAAATTTTCTATAGTGATTTAAATTATTTCCAATACATTTTTAATAAATACATAAAGTAGTATTACATACTTACATGGGTTGAGCTAGAAGATTTACCTATGGTTCGGTGCAAATCCAATAACTTTAGTTCAAATCatattttatattaaaaaaattattaaatatattCCATAGATTAAATTTAGACGATAGTACTAATACCCCGATATATCTATCTGAGTATTTCACATACCAAGAGAAATAATAAATATGTTAGTAGACAACAAATGAAGCATAGGCATATATGCTTACCTACACTTCTTTTACATGCCATGGTCTTTTGCCTTCACTTTATTTATGTAGAATTCCAGAATCATACCTTTAATGTATTCTTGCATTTAATTTCCTCATTCAAATTCTCACTTTCTTGATAAAATTCTCACAATCTTTGTCTCACTTAGTTACTTATAGATTCTATATTCTGGTAGTTCAACTGTTCCTCTAAGTTCGCCCCATATAAAAACCTCTCTATTTCAACCTTAACGACACGTTCAAATTTGGAATTTCACTTCACAAAAAGCATTCCAAtttgttgaaaattttgagatttGGTTAAGATGTTCAAAGAGAAAATCATGGTAGAAGTCATTTTAGCTGTtgctttcctttcttttcttgctttctcAGGTAAGTATTCCTTCAAACGTGCttctaattaaaaaaaaattgtcgtTGTAGTTTCTCTTTAATCTTCTTGAATTATTGCAATATTACCCTTTTTGCCATATaccatattttattattttcaaataCTGGTTATATTTGCAAATACTAAActttagagcccgtttggctattaaaaaaaattcactttttttcgaaatctttttcactttttttcgaaatcagtgtttggccataatttttcaattttcacttgaagatgaattccggaatttttcgaaaatttgaaaaactccaaaaagttattttccaaaattttcacttaaatcactcacaaaaattcaaaaataatccaaaatcgtattcatgtccaaacacaactctaatttcaaatatcatttttatttgaattttattttcacttttttccctaaattttacaattcttacgTCCAAATGCCCATTTAGTATTATAAATACTGGTCAACTGTTAAAAAGAAACGTCATGTCAAAACTTATTTCAGTGAAATAATAATTTTCACTCACAAAACTCCAATTTTTTTCAAGTAAAGTTTGTATCCAAACACAACAGGTCAAAAATACTCTTTTCAACTTCGATTTCAAATACTCAATAAATCtttttcagcttcaatcaaatatTATCTAAATGCCTACTAATTATTCTTACATCttattcttccctttttttttttttttttttttttaatgtagATGCATTTCCACTAGCAAACATGATTGGAGTAAATTATGGAAGGCTAGGAAACAATTTACCATCTCAATATGAATCAATAGAGCATATGAAAAACATGAAAGCTGGTAGAGTGAAGCTATATGATGCAAATCCAGAGATACTTAGATTATTATCAGGCACAAATCTTCATGTCTCAATCATGGTACCAAATGATCAAATCTCAATTGTAGCTGCAAATCAATCAGCTGCAAACCAATGGGTACGCGATAACGTTCTTTCTTACTATCCAAACACTATGATCCGATATATTTTAGTAGGAAATGAAGTTTTAAGTAACAAGGATGATCAAAGTTTATGGTATGATCTTGTTCCAGCAATGAGAAATATCAAGAAATCGATCGATGAACATAGAATTCACAACATTAAAATTGGTACACCTTTAGCTATGGACATGTTACAAACCTCATTTCCACCTTCAAGTGGTGAATTTAGGTTAGATATTCCAAGAAACTCACTATTGATACCATTGTTGAGATTCTTGAATTGGACAAAATCTTACTTCTTTATTGATGTTTACCCTTATTTCTCATGGTCCCAAAATCCATCTTCAATTAGTCTTGATTTTGCACTATTTAAAGGTACTCAAATCTATAAGGATCCACTTAGTGGCTATGTTTACACAAACCTCTTGGATCAAATGCTTGATTCAGTGATATTTGCAAtggaaaaattagggttttacaaTATTAGATTGGCAATAGCAGAAACTGGATGGCCTAATGGAGGTGACTATGATCAAATTGGTGCTAATATCTACAATGCAGCTACATATAACCGAAATCTTGTACGTAGATTGACATCACAACCACCCATTGGTACACCAGCTCGTCCAGGGTCAACGATACCTACGTTTATTTTTTCACTCTACGATGAAAATCAAAAGGAAGGTCCAGGGACTGAGAGGCATTGGGGTTTGTTACAACCAAATGGTAAGGCAATTTACGATATCGACTTGACAGGAGAGATATCAGAGTCTGAATTATCTAAGTTACCAGTGCCAAAAAATAATGGACCATTTCATGGGAAGTTATGGTGTGTTTTGGCAAAGGATATTGTGAATGAAAAGGATTTAGGACAAGCTTTGGAATTTGCATGTAAGAGAGATGGGATATGTGATGAACTTTCTCCTGAAAAATCATGTTATCAACCTGTTTCAATTGTTGCTCATGCAAATTATGCATTTAGTTCATATTGGGCTAAGTTTAGAAAGGATGGTGAAACTTGTCATTTCAATGGGCTTGCTGTTCAAACCACTCTTGACCCAAGTAAGTACCCAAAACTGTTCCCTCATAAGGATTCTTTAAAATATTGAATGGAATTAAAATCAAGAAGAAAGGATTTTTAAAGAATGATTTAACTTATATACATCCACGACAtaaagaatttttatattttagtgtATTTTAACTTGCTTTATCAGATATTATGTCTTATTTTCTAGGTTAATAATACATCTTATTACGTTAGATTAGATGTAATTATATTTTTGGAGACCATAGTATTAAAAAAAAGAACGAGAGTCTTGGCGTAACtgataaagttgttgtcatgtgaccaagAGGTCACGAGTTTGAGTCATGAAAACAGCTTCTTGTAAAAATGCAAGATAATTAAAGctgcggcccttccccggaccccgcatAACGGGAGTTTAGTGGACCAGGCTACTCTTTTGTAATTTTAGAAAAATTTATGCTCTTTTAATATACTTTAGTTGATTTTTTCTTTCTATTATGTTCATGATATTACATACTAATAAACTTTTTTGTTGATTTGGCAATTTTGGGCAGGTCATGGATCATGCAAATTCCCTTATGTTTCTCTCTGAAAACAGTTTTTGGGAGATGCATTTGGAGCTAATTATATTTGCTCTCATCTTGAGAAGTGGAATATTCTTTATTAGGAGTATTTAAGAAATTGTAATaaactttatttattttctgAAGTAAATTTAATTCAATGATGGGAATTGATTGCAGTTGTCAATAGAAATTTGTTTCTTTTTGCACCAATATGCAGTGAATTCTCTAATAAAATTTGTCAAGTTAAGTGCCTCCCAGAATTATCTAAGACATTGATGGGACTGCTCctcccttaaccagaggtctcgagttcgagctctgggtatggaaaaatccttggtagggagcgcCTTCCCCCTAATGGGGCCCTACGCTGTGCGAATCCGAATATAGTCCGGGCTCCAATACGGGTACCGGACACCAGGTGGGAAATAAAAAAAAGTTTCGTACGCGTGGGTAAGTAAAATACAGAAAACTAAAGAACACACAATTTAATGTGGAAAatcacctggctcaaaaggtacaAAAACTACAACCTACCACGAAGGATTTAACTCCAACTTTCTAAAAATACATCCTCCTTATTCAATCTTAGATTTTTTATCATTTCCTCGACCTCCTTAACTTTCTAAAAAGGAGCACTTAGGGATATAAAAGGAAGAGATTGTCAAATGCAATGTATGTGATTAATTGGGTAATATTTAGTAATAGCACTATAATATTATCTTCTGCAACACCCCAGCCCATTAGTGATATTGTCTGTTTTGGGTCTAGGCTCGCACGCCTTTAAAATGTGTCACTAGAGTCTAAGGCCTATCTATTTGTATATCTAATATTTTTCCCGTATTTTGTCGATGTGAGATTCGCACAGGGTATCACATCTTTCTCTCTACCTGACTTCTTCAAATAGCATATGATGAGAGAGAAAAAATGCTATAGAATCTCACAGCTAAGGATAAAGAAtatcaaaaggataaaaatgctaaagtgATCCTTGAAGTTTTGTGTGGTTAATTTCTTATGACCTTAAATTCTGTCTCATTGCCATAATTATATTCTGTGGCATATTTAACCATGGATTAAAGGGTTCCAAGCTTCAAATTCGTGTCCTGAAAAGTGGGACCCTCAATACACTTGGCAAGATATGAGAGGAAATCTCATATAACTTTTGTGTGCTAAATAGTTATGTCTCactcaaaataaaaacaaaataatttatGGTAGCAGATAACAAGTCTTATTCGATAATGCACGTGTGGCCAAATTATAAGCTAATAATCTCTATCAATTGTGGTGAAGAAACTTATAATCTCTCGTTGTCTGATTAAAATTTTCTCGAACATTTATAATGTATATGATATTTA
Coding sequences within:
- the LOC104226897 gene encoding probable glucan endo-1,3-beta-glucosidase A6 → MFKEKIMVEVILAVAFLSFLAFSDAFPLANMIGVNYGRLGNNLPSQYESIEHMKNMKAGRVKLYDANPEILRLLSGTNLHVSIMVPNDQISIVAANQSAANQWVRDNVLSYYPNTMIRYILVGNEVLSNKDDQSLWYDLVPAMRNIKKSIDEHRIHNIKIGTPLAMDMLQTSFPPSSGEFRLDIPRNSLLIPLLRFLNWTKSYFFIDVYPYFSWSQNPSSISLDFALFKGTQIYKDPLSGYVYTNLLDQMLDSVIFAMEKLGFYNIRLAIAETGWPNGGDYDQIGANIYNAATYNRNLVRRLTSQPPIGTPARPGSTIPTFIFSLYDENQKEGPGTERHWGLLQPNGKAIYDIDLTGEISESELSKLPVPKNNGPFHGKLWCVLAKDIVNEKDLGQALEFACKRDGICDELSPEKSCYQPVSIVAHANYAFSSYWAKFRKDGETCHFNGLAVQTTLDPSHGSCKFPYVSL